The following proteins are encoded in a genomic region of Stutzerimonas stutzeri:
- a CDS encoding nucleobase:cation symporter-2 family protein, which translates to MNDETERETAPATEQRLPLLQMLLVSFQHVLLMYGGAVAVPLIVGQAAGLSREEIAFLINADLLVAGIATVVQSMGIGPVGVRMPVMMGASFAAVSSMVVMAGMPGVGMPGIFGATIAAGFFGLLFAPFVCKIVRLFPPLVTGTVITAIGLSLFPVAVNWAGGGSGSQFGALPYLGVAAAVLTVILLINQFMRGFWVNVSVLIGMALGYVLAGSLGMVDLSGLDTAPALQVVTPNHFGAPQFMLAPILSMCLVVVIIFVESAGMFLALGKITGQEVDPKQLRRGLLCDAGATFFAGFMNTFTHSSFAQNIGLVQMTGVRSRYVTAIAGLLLISLSLLPKAAFLVASIPAAVLGGASIAMFGMVAATGIKLLQEADIGDRRNQLLVAVSIGLGMVPVVRPEFFAQLPQWMEPITHSGIALATLSAVTLNLLFNVLGGAERQALTGAAQH; encoded by the coding sequence ATGAACGATGAAACCGAGCGGGAAACCGCACCAGCCACGGAGCAGCGGCTGCCCCTGCTGCAAATGTTACTGGTGAGCTTTCAGCACGTGCTGCTGATGTACGGCGGAGCGGTCGCCGTCCCGCTGATCGTGGGCCAGGCGGCCGGCCTATCGCGTGAGGAGATCGCCTTCCTGATCAATGCCGACCTGCTGGTAGCGGGCATCGCCACCGTCGTGCAATCAATGGGTATCGGTCCGGTGGGCGTCCGCATGCCGGTCATGATGGGCGCCAGCTTCGCCGCCGTCAGCAGCATGGTCGTGATGGCCGGTATGCCCGGCGTCGGGATGCCCGGCATCTTCGGTGCGACCATCGCCGCGGGCTTCTTCGGCCTGCTGTTCGCCCCCTTCGTCTGCAAGATCGTCCGCCTGTTTCCCCCGCTGGTAACGGGCACGGTGATCACCGCCATCGGCCTCTCGCTGTTTCCCGTGGCAGTGAACTGGGCGGGTGGCGGCAGCGGTAGTCAGTTCGGCGCCCTGCCCTATCTGGGCGTCGCCGCGGCCGTGCTGACGGTAATCCTGCTGATCAACCAGTTCATGCGTGGCTTCTGGGTGAACGTTTCGGTACTGATCGGCATGGCCCTGGGGTACGTGCTGGCCGGTAGCCTGGGCATGGTCGATCTGTCTGGACTCGACACCGCGCCCGCACTGCAGGTGGTAACGCCCAATCACTTCGGTGCGCCGCAGTTCATGCTCGCGCCCATCCTGTCGATGTGCCTGGTGGTGGTGATCATCTTTGTCGAATCGGCCGGCATGTTCCTGGCGCTGGGCAAGATCACCGGACAGGAGGTCGACCCCAAGCAACTGCGCCGCGGCCTGCTGTGCGATGCGGGCGCGACCTTTTTTGCCGGCTTCATGAACACCTTCACCCACTCGTCGTTCGCCCAGAACATCGGCCTGGTGCAAATGACCGGGGTACGCAGCCGCTACGTCACCGCTATCGCCGGCTTGCTGCTGATCAGCCTGAGCCTGCTGCCGAAGGCTGCCTTTCTGGTTGCCTCGATTCCGGCCGCGGTACTGGGCGGCGCCAGCATCGCCATGTTCGGCATGGTCGCGGCGACGGGTATCAAACTCCTGCAAGAAGCCGATATCGGCGACCGTCGCAATCAGCTGTTGGTCGCTGTCAGCATCGGCCTGGGGATGGTTCCGGTGGTGCGTCCCGAGTTCTTCGCTCAGTTGCCGCAATGGATGGAGCCGATCACCCACAGCGGCATCGCCCTGGCGACGCTCAGCGCGGTAACGCTGAACCTGCTGTTCAACGTACTTGGCGGTGCCGAACGCCAGGCATTGACTGGCGCGGCTCAGCACTAA
- a CDS encoding metal ABC transporter permease, protein MRRALFGGVALACSAGPLGVFLILRRMSLIGDAIAHGILPGAALAFWLFGLSLPALTFGGLVAGLGMAGAAAWVSRRTGLREDASLAALYPISLASGVLLLGLAGRKLDLLHLLFGSALAVDTTTLVGMLGTAAVSLAVLALTYRALALDSLDPLFLRSMSRFGPLAHAAFLTLVVLNLVIGFQAIGALMVVGLMMLPAAAARFWSRRLIVLLPLAAVFGAACVWLGLLLSFYLSLPSGPCIVLLAGLFYVISVVAGPVQGLLRSASVPMTV, encoded by the coding sequence ATGCGTCGTGCCCTGTTCGGTGGCGTGGCGTTGGCCTGCAGTGCAGGGCCGCTGGGCGTTTTTCTGATTCTGCGGCGGATGAGTCTGATCGGCGATGCCATCGCCCACGGCATCCTGCCCGGTGCGGCGCTGGCGTTCTGGCTGTTCGGTTTGAGCTTGCCGGCACTGACGTTCGGCGGCCTCGTGGCTGGGCTCGGGATGGCCGGCGCTGCGGCCTGGGTCAGCCGGCGAACCGGCTTGCGCGAGGACGCCAGCCTGGCTGCGCTCTATCCCATCTCGCTCGCCAGCGGCGTACTGCTGCTCGGGTTGGCGGGGCGCAAGCTGGACCTGCTGCATCTGTTGTTCGGCTCGGCGCTGGCCGTCGACACCACCACTTTGGTTGGCATGCTCGGCACCGCTGCGGTCAGCTTGGCCGTGCTTGCGCTGACCTACCGGGCGCTGGCGCTGGACAGCCTGGACCCGTTGTTCCTGCGCAGCATGAGTCGCTTCGGGCCCTTGGCGCATGCCGCCTTCCTGACGCTGGTGGTGCTCAATCTGGTGATCGGCTTTCAGGCCATCGGCGCGCTGATGGTGGTCGGGTTGATGATGCTGCCCGCCGCGGCGGCGCGTTTCTGGAGCCGACGCCTCATCGTTCTCCTGCCGCTTGCCGCCGTGTTCGGCGCGGCCTGCGTGTGGCTGGGGCTACTGCTGTCGTTTTACCTCAGCTTGCCCAGCGGGCCCTGCATCGTGCTGTTGGCCGGCCTGTTCTATGTGATTTCAGTCGTAGCGGGGCCAGTCCAGGGCCTGTTGCGCTCAGCTTCTGTGCCCATGACCGTTTGA
- a CDS encoding GntR family transcriptional regulator — protein MNEQLQPLKKPSRNGKARTGTQDDIVYAHIFDAILEQRLAPGTKLSEEALGEIFGVSRTIIRRALSRLAHEGVVLLRPNRGAVVASPSVEEARQIFFARRLVERAITELAVQHASAEQLGELRQMVIDEQDCFARGDRGAGIRLSGEFHLKLAEAAKNAPLVSFQRSLVSQTSLIIAQYESGNRSHCSFDEHNELIDAIAARDSEKAVRLMMHHMDHIDSKLNLDEESASDDLHAVFSHLTLAKKKPRTAR, from the coding sequence ATGAACGAACAGTTGCAGCCTCTGAAAAAGCCGTCTCGAAACGGCAAGGCCCGTACCGGGACCCAGGACGACATCGTTTACGCCCATATCTTCGACGCCATCCTCGAACAGCGACTGGCGCCGGGAACCAAGCTCAGCGAAGAGGCGTTGGGGGAGATTTTCGGCGTCAGCCGCACCATCATCCGCCGCGCACTGTCACGCCTCGCCCATGAAGGCGTTGTACTGCTGCGGCCTAATCGCGGCGCGGTGGTTGCAAGCCCGAGCGTCGAAGAAGCGCGGCAGATATTCTTCGCACGTCGGCTCGTCGAGCGCGCCATCACTGAACTGGCCGTGCAACACGCCAGCGCCGAGCAGCTTGGCGAATTGCGGCAAATGGTGATCGACGAGCAGGATTGCTTCGCCCGAGGTGATCGCGGCGCCGGCATTCGTCTCTCCGGGGAATTCCACCTGAAGCTGGCCGAGGCGGCGAAAAACGCACCGCTGGTGAGTTTCCAGCGCAGCCTGGTATCACAGACTTCGCTGATCATCGCGCAGTACGAAAGCGGCAACCGCTCGCATTGCTCCTTTGACGAGCACAACGAGCTGATCGATGCCATCGCCGCGCGCGACAGCGAAAAAGCGGTGCGTCTGATGATGCATCACATGGATCACATCGACAGCAAGCTCAACCTGGACGAAGAAAGCGCGTCGGATGACCTTCACGCCGTGTTCTCGCACCTGACACTGGCGAAGAAAAAGCCGCGCACTGCCCGCTGA
- a CDS encoding urate hydroxylase PuuD, protein MEAHLTEWLNLSIRWIHMIVGIAWIGASFYFVWLENNLNRANPREGLSGDLWAIHGGGIYHLEKYKLAPPQMPENLHWFKWEAYTTWLSGVTLLMVVYYLNPSLYLIAPGSDMAPAMAIAIGFGSLIVGWFVYDLLCDSPLGKQPALLGLVLFVLVIFASWAYSQVFSGRAAYIHTGALIGTIMVGNVFRIIMPAQRALVAAIEQNRTPDPVLPAKGLLRSRHNNYFTLPVLFIMISNHFPSTYGSQYNWAILAGISVLAVLVRHYFNTRHDSNRFAWALPAAAVGMICLAFVTAPNRQGGVPNAVPTSPREQSIEAQQAAAAPAEQAGNSQFAEVHRIINERCAVCHSAQPSSPMFSAAPAGVMFDTPEQIRQQAAKIHAQAVASQIMPLGNMTQMTQDERDLLGAWIDKGAPIN, encoded by the coding sequence GTGGAAGCACATCTGACCGAATGGTTAAACCTGAGTATTCGCTGGATTCATATGATCGTCGGCATCGCCTGGATCGGTGCCTCGTTCTACTTCGTCTGGCTGGAAAACAACCTTAACCGCGCCAACCCCCGTGAGGGCCTGTCGGGCGACCTCTGGGCGATCCACGGTGGCGGTATCTACCACCTGGAAAAGTACAAGCTGGCCCCGCCGCAGATGCCGGAAAACCTGCACTGGTTCAAGTGGGAGGCCTACACCACCTGGTTGTCGGGCGTGACCCTGCTGATGGTGGTCTATTACCTCAATCCGTCGCTGTACCTGATCGCGCCGGGTAGCGACATGGCGCCGGCCATGGCGATCGCCATCGGTTTCGGTTCGCTGATCGTCGGCTGGTTCGTCTATGACCTGCTCTGCGATTCGCCGCTGGGCAAGCAACCGGCGTTGCTCGGCCTGGTGCTGTTCGTCCTGGTGATCTTCGCTTCCTGGGCCTACTCGCAGGTGTTCAGCGGGCGTGCCGCGTACATTCACACCGGCGCCCTGATCGGCACCATCATGGTCGGCAACGTGTTCCGCATCATCATGCCGGCCCAGCGCGCACTGGTCGCGGCCATCGAGCAGAACCGCACGCCGGACCCGGTACTGCCGGCCAAGGGCCTGTTGCGTTCGCGCCACAACAACTACTTCACCCTGCCGGTGCTGTTCATCATGATCAGCAACCACTTCCCGAGCACCTATGGCAGCCAGTACAACTGGGCCATCCTGGCAGGCATCTCGGTCCTGGCCGTCCTGGTGCGTCACTACTTCAACACCCGTCATGACAGCAACCGCTTCGCCTGGGCGTTGCCAGCAGCGGCCGTCGGCATGATCTGCCTGGCGTTCGTCACCGCCCCCAATCGCCAGGGCGGCGTGCCCAACGCGGTGCCGACCAGCCCGCGTGAGCAGAGCATCGAGGCCCAACAGGCCGCCGCCGCGCCCGCCGAGCAAGCCGGCAACAGCCAATTCGCCGAGGTTCATCGGATCATCAACGAGCGCTGCGCCGTCTGCCACTCCGCGCAGCCGAGCAGCCCGATGTTCAGCGCGGCGCCGGCCGGCGTGATGTTCGATACACCGGAGCAGATCCGCCAGCAGGCCGCGAAGATCCATGCGCAAGCCGTGGCGAGCCAGATCATGCCGCTGGGCAACATGACCCAGATGACCCAGGACGAGCGCGACCTGCTCGGTGCCTGGATCGACAAGGGTGCGCCGATCAACTGA
- the uraD gene encoding 2-oxo-4-hydroxy-4-carboxy-5-ureidoimidazoline decarboxylase — protein MTPFKTIKPSTLDREAFIATFADIYEHSPWVADTVFQAGVDESLDYVEVMHERMSQAMLSAPHETQLSLINAHPDLAGKAAVRGELTASSTAEQAGAGIHECTPEEFARFTELNQAYKDKFGFIFIMAVKGSNRHQILAAFEERMHNTPEQEFARALAEINKIALFRLQTM, from the coding sequence ATGACCCCGTTCAAGACCATCAAGCCCTCCACACTCGACCGCGAGGCGTTCATCGCCACCTTCGCCGACATCTACGAGCACTCGCCGTGGGTCGCCGATACGGTCTTCCAGGCTGGCGTCGACGAGTCGCTCGACTACGTCGAGGTGATGCATGAGCGCATGTCCCAGGCGATGCTCTCCGCCCCGCACGAGACCCAGCTGTCGCTGATCAACGCTCACCCGGACCTCGCCGGCAAGGCGGCCGTGCGCGGCGAGCTGACCGCCTCGAGCACCGCCGAACAGGCTGGCGCCGGCATTCACGAATGCACGCCGGAAGAGTTCGCCCGCTTTACCGAACTGAACCAGGCGTACAAGGACAAGTTCGGTTTCATCTTCATCATGGCGGTCAAGGGCAGCAACCGGCATCAGATCCTCGCCGCCTTCGAGGAGCGCATGCACAACACGCCGGAGCAGGAGTTCGCACGCGCGCTGGCCGAAATTAACAAGATCGCCCTGTTCCGCCTGCAGACGATGTAG
- a CDS encoding ureidoglycolate lyase, translated as MRTLKIEPLTKEAFAPFGDVIETEGSDYFMINNGSTRRYHKLATVETAQPDDQAIISIFAADALEMPLVIRMLERHPQGSQAFIPLLGNPFLVVVAPLGDAPVPEHVRAFRSNGRQGVNYHRGVWHHPVLTIEKRDEFLVVDRSGSGNNCDEHFFTEDEQVLLDPHRDSEQAID; from the coding sequence ATGCGCACACTCAAGATCGAACCATTGACCAAGGAAGCCTTCGCCCCTTTCGGTGACGTCATCGAAACCGAAGGCAGCGACTACTTCATGATCAACAACGGTTCCACCCGCCGCTATCACAAGCTGGCGACGGTCGAGACCGCGCAGCCGGATGACCAGGCCATCATCAGCATCTTCGCCGCCGACGCGCTGGAAATGCCGCTGGTCATTCGCATGCTCGAACGCCATCCGCAGGGCAGCCAGGCTTTCATTCCGCTGCTCGGCAACCCCTTTCTGGTCGTGGTCGCGCCACTTGGCGATGCACCTGTACCGGAACACGTCCGCGCCTTCCGCAGCAACGGCAGGCAGGGCGTCAATTACCACCGCGGCGTCTGGCACCACCCGGTGCTGACGATCGAAAAGCGGGATGAATTCCTGGTGGTCGATCGCAGCGGTTCTGGCAACAACTGCGACGAGCATTTTTTCACTGAGGATGAGCAGGTTCTCCTCGACCCCCACCGGGACTCCGAGCAAGCGATCGATTGA
- a CDS encoding metal ABC transporter substrate-binding protein — MRYLLFALALWLPFTLHAAERLKVVTSFSILADLTREVGGDRIELTNLVDADADAHVYEPSPDDAKALLRADLIVANGLGFEPWLERLLASSEPAGTRIDASAGVVPLMLEEDGERVPDPHAWQSLANAEIYVRNIAKALMQLDPDHREGYETRRDAYLSRLHALLKRADTQIASLPASQRKVVTSHDAFGYLGQAWQLKFIAPQGLSTHDEPSAAEVAALIRQLRREGVRAVFVENIRDPRLIEQIADEAGATVGGTLYSDALASEGPASTYLGMFEHNLDTLMAALKP; from the coding sequence ATGCGTTACCTGCTTTTCGCCCTGGCCCTGTGGCTGCCTTTTACTCTGCACGCGGCTGAGCGGCTCAAGGTGGTCACCAGTTTCAGCATCCTCGCAGACCTCACCCGAGAAGTCGGCGGCGATCGCATCGAGCTGACCAACCTGGTCGATGCCGACGCCGATGCCCACGTCTACGAGCCCAGCCCGGACGATGCCAAGGCGCTGCTGCGGGCCGACCTGATCGTCGCCAACGGCCTGGGTTTCGAGCCCTGGTTGGAGCGCCTGCTGGCCAGCAGCGAGCCGGCGGGCACGCGGATCGACGCCAGCGCGGGCGTCGTTCCGCTGATGCTGGAGGAAGACGGCGAACGAGTACCGGATCCGCATGCGTGGCAGAGCCTGGCCAACGCGGAGATCTATGTGCGCAATATTGCCAAAGCGCTGATGCAGCTCGATCCGGATCATCGAGAAGGCTATGAAACGCGGCGTGACGCTTACCTGTCTCGTTTGCATGCCTTGCTGAAGAGGGCCGATACGCAGATCGCGAGCTTGCCGGCCAGCCAGCGCAAGGTGGTGACCAGTCATGATGCCTTCGGGTACCTGGGCCAGGCCTGGCAGTTGAAGTTCATCGCGCCGCAGGGGTTGTCCACCCATGATGAACCGTCTGCCGCTGAGGTGGCGGCCCTGATTCGCCAGCTACGCCGCGAAGGCGTGCGGGCAGTGTTCGTGGAGAATATTCGCGATCCACGACTGATCGAACAGATCGCCGACGAAGCCGGCGCCACCGTCGGAGGCACCCTGTACTCCGATGCACTGGCCAGCGAGGGACCGGCGAGCACCTACCTCGGCATGTTCGAGCACAACCTCGACACCTTGATGGCAGCGCTGAAGCCGTAG
- a CDS encoding NCS2 family permease — protein MDTTKPEQPTVGLQPTHGLLDRFFKLSAHRTNIKTELLAGLTTFVTMAYIIFVNPNIMANAGVDHGAAFVATCIGAALGCFLMGLYANWPVGLAPGMGLNAFFTYTVVGEMGYSWQIALGAVFLSGVLFMIMSLSRIREWLLNSIPMSLRFAMGAGVGLFLGLIGLKTAGIVVDSPATLLTMGSFGEPSALLAAVCFLMIAVLSHRNVFGAILVSMLVVTGIGWAMGLVEYNGLISMPPSLAPTWLAMDIAGALNLAMVSVILAFLFVNMFDTAGTLMGVAHRANLVDDDGKIQNLSRALKADSTSSVVGAFVGCPPVTSYVESASGVAAGGRTGLTAVTVGALFLIAMFFAPLAGMIPAYATAGALIYVAMLMMSGLAHIDWKDHTDTIPAIVTVVMMPLTFSIANGIAMGFLTYATLKLLTGQRDKVSVSLYVLCIVFIAKFAFL, from the coding sequence GTGGACACCACCAAGCCGGAACAGCCCACTGTCGGACTGCAGCCCACGCACGGCCTGCTCGACCGATTCTTCAAACTCAGCGCACATCGCACCAACATCAAGACCGAGCTTCTCGCGGGCCTGACGACCTTCGTCACCATGGCCTACATCATCTTCGTCAACCCCAACATCATGGCCAATGCCGGCGTCGACCACGGCGCCGCATTCGTCGCGACCTGCATCGGTGCCGCGCTCGGCTGCTTCCTCATGGGCCTGTACGCCAACTGGCCAGTAGGCCTGGCGCCGGGCATGGGCCTCAACGCGTTCTTCACCTACACCGTTGTCGGCGAGATGGGCTACAGCTGGCAGATCGCGCTGGGGGCGGTATTCCTCTCCGGCGTGCTGTTCATGATCATGAGCCTGTCGCGGATCCGCGAATGGCTACTCAACAGCATTCCGATGAGCCTGCGCTTCGCCATGGGCGCCGGAGTCGGCCTATTCCTCGGACTGATCGGCTTGAAAACCGCTGGCATCGTCGTCGACAGCCCTGCCACGCTGCTGACCATGGGCTCGTTCGGCGAACCCAGCGCCTTGCTGGCCGCGGTCTGCTTCCTGATGATCGCCGTGCTCAGCCATCGCAACGTCTTCGGCGCGATCCTGGTGAGCATGTTGGTGGTTACCGGCATCGGCTGGGCCATGGGTCTGGTCGAGTACAACGGCCTGATCTCGATGCCGCCGAGCCTGGCGCCAACCTGGCTGGCGATGGACATCGCCGGTGCGCTGAACCTGGCGATGGTCAGCGTGATTCTGGCGTTCCTCTTCGTCAACATGTTCGACACTGCAGGCACCCTGATGGGTGTTGCGCACCGCGCCAATCTGGTCGACGACGACGGCAAGATCCAGAACCTCTCCCGTGCGCTGAAAGCCGACAGCACGTCCAGCGTCGTGGGCGCCTTCGTTGGCTGCCCGCCGGTCACCAGCTACGTGGAAAGCGCTTCGGGCGTGGCCGCTGGCGGACGCACCGGGCTTACCGCCGTGACCGTCGGCGCCCTGTTCCTGATCGCCATGTTCTTCGCCCCGCTGGCCGGCATGATCCCCGCCTACGCCACAGCAGGAGCGCTGATCTATGTCGCCATGCTGATGATGAGCGGCCTGGCCCATATCGACTGGAAGGACCACACCGATACCATCCCGGCCATCGTGACCGTGGTGATGATGCCGCTGACATTTTCGATCGCCAACGGCATCGCGATGGGCTTTCTGACCTACGCGACGCTCAAGCTACTGACCGGGCAGCGCGACAAGGTCTCGGTTAGCCTCTATGTGCTGTGCATCGTCTTCATCGCCAAGTTCGCCTTCCTCTAA
- a CDS encoding metal ABC transporter ATP-binding protein, which yields MIICRGLQWGAGGQALTPPLNLTLEAGSLTAVIGRNGVGKSSLLKVIAGLDRPLVGRVDVGVPRLGGVSYLPQQQHIDRQFPIRLAELVSGGFWRSRLGRAERQARLRQALADWGLLDLQTQGLYALSGGELQRALLARLSLTDAQVLLLDEPEAALDDVGLRLLWQHIERWQQQGRTLVLVSHNLAWLSEKRCEGLLIARSGCIAAPIQQFMADRQRLGQVA from the coding sequence ATGATCATATGCCGTGGCTTGCAATGGGGCGCGGGTGGGCAAGCGCTCACACCGCCGCTGAATCTGACACTCGAAGCCGGAAGCCTGACGGCTGTCATCGGGCGCAACGGGGTCGGTAAGAGCAGCTTGCTCAAGGTCATCGCGGGCCTGGATCGTCCGCTTGTGGGGCGGGTCGACGTAGGCGTCCCGCGACTGGGCGGGGTGTCTTATCTGCCTCAACAGCAGCACATCGATCGACAATTTCCGATTCGCTTGGCCGAGCTGGTCAGCGGCGGTTTCTGGCGTAGCCGTCTCGGACGGGCCGAGCGCCAGGCACGCCTGAGGCAGGCACTGGCCGACTGGGGCCTGCTGGATCTACAAACCCAGGGCTTGTACGCCTTGTCTGGCGGGGAATTGCAGCGGGCACTCCTGGCGCGGCTGAGCCTGACTGATGCTCAAGTGCTGTTGCTGGATGAGCCAGAGGCGGCGCTGGATGACGTCGGGTTGCGTTTGCTCTGGCAGCATATCGAACGCTGGCAGCAGCAGGGCCGGACGCTGGTTCTGGTCAGCCACAACCTCGCGTGGCTCAGCGAAAAGCGCTGCGAGGGCTTGCTCATTGCGCGCAGCGGGTGCATCGCGGCGCCTATCCAACAGTTCATGGCCGACCGCCAACGGCTTGGGCAGGTCGCGTGA
- the uraH gene encoding hydroxyisourate hydrolase, with protein sequence MGRLTTHVLDAAHGCPGNDIRIELYRVQGDRLELITTRQTNADGRCDSPLLDGDDYRSGVYQLQFSAGDYYRGRGVALPEPAFLDVVVLRFGISAEQDHYHVPLLISPYSYSTYRGS encoded by the coding sequence ATGGGACGTTTGACTACTCACGTACTGGATGCCGCCCACGGTTGCCCGGGCAATGACATCCGCATCGAACTCTACCGGGTCCAAGGCGATCGCCTCGAGCTGATCACCACGCGGCAGACCAACGCCGACGGCCGTTGCGATTCGCCCTTGCTCGACGGCGACGACTACCGTTCCGGTGTGTACCAGCTGCAGTTCTCGGCCGGCGACTACTACCGCGGCCGCGGAGTCGCACTGCCCGAACCGGCTTTCCTGGATGTGGTAGTGCTGCGCTTCGGCATCAGTGCCGAGCAGGATCATTACCACGTGCCTCTGCTGATTTCGCCATACAGCTACTCGACCTACCGGGGTAGCTGA
- the puuE gene encoding allantoinase PuuE, whose amino-acid sequence MSADYSRDLIGYAENPPHPHWPGDARIALSFVLNYEEGGERCVLHGDKESEAFLSEMVSAQPLQGVRNMSMESLYEYGSRAGVWRLLKLFRQHNIPLTIFAVAMAAQRHPDVIKAMVADGHEICSHGYRWIDYQYMDEEQEREHMLEAIRILTNLTGERPLGWYTGRTGPNTRRLVREEGGFLYDSDTYDDDLPYWDPESTPDKPHLVIPYTLDTNDMRFTQVQGFNTGDDFFNYLKDAFDVLYAEGCEGAPKMLSIGMHCRLLGRPARLAALARFVEYVKGHEQVWFARRVDIARHWHSTHPLTQERSQ is encoded by the coding sequence GTGAGCGCCGACTACTCTCGCGACCTCATCGGCTATGCCGAGAACCCACCCCATCCGCACTGGCCGGGCGATGCCCGCATCGCGCTGTCCTTCGTGCTCAACTATGAAGAGGGCGGGGAGCGTTGCGTGTTGCACGGCGACAAGGAATCCGAAGCCTTCCTCTCCGAGATGGTGTCCGCGCAGCCCTTGCAGGGCGTGCGCAACATGAGCATGGAGTCGCTCTACGAATACGGCAGCCGCGCCGGCGTCTGGCGCCTGCTCAAGCTGTTTCGCCAGCACAACATACCGCTGACCATCTTCGCCGTCGCGATGGCCGCACAGCGGCATCCAGACGTGATCAAGGCGATGGTTGCCGACGGCCACGAAATCTGCAGCCACGGCTATCGCTGGATCGACTACCAGTACATGGACGAGGAGCAGGAGCGCGAGCACATGCTCGAAGCCATCCGCATCCTCACCAACCTCACTGGCGAACGTCCGCTGGGCTGGTACACCGGCCGCACCGGCCCCAATACCCGTCGCCTGGTACGCGAGGAAGGTGGCTTCCTCTATGACTCGGACACCTACGACGACGACCTGCCCTACTGGGACCCGGAATCGACCCCGGACAAACCGCACCTGGTGATCCCCTATACCCTGGACACCAACGACATGCGCTTCACCCAGGTGCAGGGATTCAACACCGGTGACGACTTCTTCAATTACCTGAAGGATGCCTTCGACGTGCTCTATGCCGAAGGTTGCGAAGGTGCGCCGAAGATGCTGTCCATCGGCATGCACTGCCGCCTGCTGGGCCGTCCGGCGCGCCTCGCGGCGCTGGCCCGCTTCGTCGAATACGTCAAGGGGCATGAGCAGGTGTGGTTCGCCCGTCGCGTCGACATCGCCCGCCACTGGCACTCGACTCATCCCCTGACTCAGGAACGCAGCCAATGA